In a genomic window of Vibrio gigantis:
- the xsc gene encoding sulfoacetaldehyde acetyltransferase, whose product MSEQEKRTVVSGTVTMTPSEAFVETMVANDVTDMFGIMGSAFMDAMDIFAPAGIRLVPVVHEQGAAHMADGYSRVSGRHGVVIGQNGPGISNCVTAIAAAFWAHSPVVIVTPETGTKTMGLGGFQECNQLPMFQEFTKYQGHVTHPDRMAEYTGRCFDRAMSEMGPTQLNIPRDYFYGETQTEIPKPARLDRGPGGEKSLNEAADLIAEAKFPVIISGGGVVMADAVQECAALAERLGAPVVNSYLHNDSFPASHPLWCGPLGYQGSKAAMKLMAQADVVIALGTRLGPFGTLPQHGMDYWPKDAKIIQIDADNKMLGLVKKISVGICGDAKAAAVALAERLEGRALLCDDNKGARQDTVATEKALWEKELDEWTHERDSFSLDMIEENSHETPFSGGEYLHPRQVLRELEKAMPEDVMVSTDIGNINSVANSYLRFEKPRSFFAAMSFGNCGYAFPTIIGAKAAAPHRPAISYAGDGAWGMSLMETMTCVRHNIPVTAVVFHNRQWGAEKKNQVDFYNRRFVAGELDNQSFAEIARAMGAEGITVDKLEDVGPTLQKAIDMQMNEGKTTIIEIMCTQELGDPFRRDALSTPVRFLDKYKDYV is encoded by the coding sequence GTTGAAACTATGGTTGCTAATGATGTTACCGACATGTTCGGCATCATGGGGTCAGCATTTATGGACGCAATGGATATCTTTGCTCCTGCTGGCATTCGATTGGTCCCAGTGGTTCACGAGCAAGGTGCTGCTCACATGGCAGATGGTTACTCTCGTGTATCTGGTCGCCATGGTGTGGTTATCGGGCAGAATGGCCCAGGTATTAGTAACTGTGTAACAGCGATTGCAGCCGCGTTTTGGGCACACAGCCCGGTCGTGATTGTGACGCCAGAAACAGGTACCAAAACAATGGGCTTAGGTGGTTTCCAAGAGTGTAACCAGCTTCCAATGTTCCAAGAGTTTACTAAGTATCAAGGACATGTAACGCACCCAGACCGTATGGCGGAATACACAGGCCGATGCTTTGACCGCGCAATGAGCGAAATGGGCCCGACTCAGCTGAACATTCCACGTGACTACTTCTACGGTGAAACTCAAACCGAGATCCCTAAACCAGCGCGTTTAGACCGTGGTCCAGGTGGTGAGAAGTCTCTGAATGAAGCGGCAGATTTGATTGCTGAAGCGAAATTCCCAGTCATCATTTCTGGTGGCGGTGTGGTAATGGCTGATGCAGTCCAAGAGTGTGCGGCACTGGCAGAACGACTAGGCGCACCTGTAGTAAACAGCTACCTGCACAATGACTCTTTCCCTGCTAGTCACCCATTATGGTGTGGTCCTTTAGGCTACCAAGGTTCGAAAGCAGCAATGAAGTTGATGGCTCAAGCGGATGTGGTTATCGCTTTGGGTACACGTCTTGGTCCATTCGGTACCTTGCCTCAACATGGCATGGATTACTGGCCGAAAGACGCAAAAATCATTCAGATCGATGCTGACAACAAGATGCTTGGCCTCGTTAAGAAGATCTCTGTTGGTATCTGTGGCGACGCAAAAGCAGCGGCTGTGGCATTAGCTGAAAGACTAGAAGGTCGTGCACTGTTGTGTGATGACAACAAAGGCGCTCGCCAAGACACAGTGGCAACAGAAAAAGCGTTGTGGGAAAAAGAGCTTGATGAGTGGACGCACGAACGTGATTCGTTCAGCTTGGATATGATTGAAGAAAACTCGCACGAGACTCCGTTCTCTGGTGGCGAATATCTACACCCTCGCCAAGTATTGCGTGAACTAGAAAAAGCGATGCCAGAAGACGTAATGGTCTCGACGGATATCGGGAACATCAACTCAGTGGCAAACAGTTACTTACGCTTTGAAAAACCACGCAGCTTCTTTGCAGCAATGAGTTTCGGTAACTGTGGCTACGCGTTCCCGACCATCATTGGTGCGAAAGCGGCAGCACCTCATCGTCCTGCTATCTCTTATGCAGGTGACGGTGCGTGGGGCATGAGCTTGATGGAGACCATGACATGTGTTCGTCATAACATTCCAGTGACAGCCGTGGTATTCCACAACCGTCAATGGGGTGCAGAGAAGAAGAACCAAGTCGACTTCTACAACCGACGCTTTGTTGCTGGTGAATTGGATAACCAGAGCTTTGCGGAAATCGCACGAGCAATGGGCGCTGAAGGTATCACGGTTGATAAGCTAGAAGATGTAGGTCCAACTCTACAGAAAGCCATCGACATGCAAATGAACGAAGGCAAAACAACCATCATTGAAATCATGTGTACTCAGGAATTGGGCGACCCGTTCCGCCGAGATGCACTATCAACGCCGGTTCGTTTCCTAGATAAGTACAAAGACTACGTATAA